From a region of the Halolamina sp. CBA1230 genome:
- a CDS encoding RNA-guided endonuclease TnpB family protein, translated as MHYNYRYRLDPPEALKEELLHHVDTCRQLYNHVLHLLNEADDIPARYKVQGQLPDLKSWWDDLGDVHSKVLQMVVKRVYDNLSTLKAQRENGHAVGMLKWKSPREYRSITYNQSGFELKKTSGRPTLWLSKIGDIPIHLHRDVPENASIKQVTVKQEPTGEWHATFGIDMDEAAPEKPDNPEEVVGIDLGILKYTHDTDGCAIESPDFSEERERLERAQRDLSRKEHGSANWEKQRQVVAERYADLKRKRRDFLHKLSNYYASEYDLVAVEDLDAKELVELPGNSRNRAGAAWGTFLRMLEYKCQREGTHFVAVNPKDTTKECASCGVKTDNPLWVREHSCPSCGFEADRDANAAWNILSRGFEDVGVVHSESTPVETALPADTVVSAKRVVETGSPTLKKRTAQAVSE; from the coding sequence ATGCACTACAACTACAGGTATCGGCTCGACCCACCGGAAGCCCTCAAAGAGGAGCTTCTGCACCACGTCGATACTTGTAGGCAACTCTACAACCACGTTCTCCACCTACTCAATGAGGCAGACGACATCCCAGCACGCTACAAGGTACAGGGACAACTCCCCGACCTCAAGTCGTGGTGGGATGACCTCGGAGACGTTCACTCAAAAGTCCTCCAGATGGTCGTCAAGCGCGTCTACGACAACCTCTCAACGCTCAAAGCACAGAGGGAGAACGGGCATGCCGTGGGAATGCTCAAGTGGAAATCACCCCGGGAGTACCGATCTATCACCTACAACCAGTCCGGCTTCGAACTCAAGAAAACGAGTGGTCGGCCGACGTTGTGGTTGAGCAAGATCGGCGACATCCCGATCCACCTCCACCGAGACGTCCCCGAGAACGCGTCCATCAAGCAGGTCACGGTCAAGCAGGAACCCACGGGCGAGTGGCACGCCACGTTCGGCATCGACATGGACGAAGCCGCACCCGAGAAACCCGACAATCCAGAGGAGGTCGTCGGCATCGACTTGGGGATTCTCAAGTACACCCACGACACCGACGGCTGCGCCATCGAGAGCCCCGACTTCAGCGAGGAGCGTGAGCGACTCGAACGCGCTCAACGCGACCTTTCACGCAAGGAACACGGCTCTGCGAATTGGGAGAAACAACGGCAAGTCGTGGCCGAACGCTACGCCGACCTGAAGCGGAAGCGTCGGGACTTCCTTCACAAGTTGTCGAACTACTACGCGAGTGAATACGATTTGGTGGCGGTCGAGGACTTGGACGCGAAGGAACTGGTCGAACTCCCCGGCAACTCGCGGAACCGTGCGGGTGCGGCGTGGGGGACGTTCCTGCGAATGCTCGAATACAAATGCCAACGCGAAGGAACACACTTCGTCGCTGTTAATCCGAAAGACACGACGAAGGAGTGTGCATCCTGCGGTGTCAAGACGGACAATCCACTGTGGGTTCGTGAACACTCGTGTCCCTCGTGTGGGTTCGAGGCAGATAGGGACGCGAACGCGGCGTGGAATATTCTTTCTCGGGGTTTCGAAGATGTAGGAGTGGTTCACTCCGAATCAACGCCTGTGGAGACTGCGCTCCCTGCGGACACCGTTGTGTCTGCAAAGCGCGTCGTGGAAACAGGAAGCCCCACCCTCAAGAAGCGAACGGCGCAAGCCGTGAGCGAGTAG
- a CDS encoding ABC transporter permease yields the protein MSFRRFLIKRVVIAFLLTLVSVSIIFVTLRMLPGTPFSSLVASGGLSVEQVNEIEAQYGLNEPIYVQYVKYIQSLLTLNFGYSIAESRPVAEIIYPRLMNTLVLLVPALITTAIISSIAGLYAGWNRGSHFERSSIVVTTFFRSTPVFVTGIFLLVIFAYQLGIFPAFGMRSPLDNPQGYIETYFSVDFAKHYFLPFAATVLYYSGDFLLLARNSVIERKGSAFLTLHRAKGLSEREQLARAGRNSMLPLVTYFALRMGMLFQGVITLEVVFAWPGIGRTLVQAINQQDYPTVQAAVFIMALAVIVMNLLADVMYAKIDPTVEEADL from the coding sequence ATGAGCTTTCGTCGATTCCTCATCAAACGGGTCGTCATCGCCTTCCTCCTCACGCTGGTGTCCGTCTCGATCATCTTCGTCACCCTCCGGATGCTGCCGGGGACACCGTTCAGTTCGCTCGTCGCGTCGGGCGGGCTCAGCGTGGAGCAGGTCAACGAGATCGAGGCCCAGTACGGTCTCAACGAACCGATCTACGTCCAGTACGTCAAGTATATCCAGAGCTTGCTCACGCTGAACTTCGGCTACTCCATCGCGGAGTCCCGGCCGGTGGCGGAGATCATCTACCCCCGGCTGATGAACACGCTCGTGCTGCTGGTGCCGGCGCTGATCACCACCGCGATCATCAGCTCCATTGCCGGGCTGTACGCCGGCTGGAACCGTGGCTCCCACTTCGAGCGGAGTAGCATCGTCGTCACGACCTTTTTCCGCTCGACGCCGGTGTTCGTCACGGGCATCTTCCTGCTCGTGATCTTCGCCTACCAGCTCGGGATCTTCCCCGCGTTCGGCATGCGGAGCCCGCTCGACAACCCACAGGGGTACATCGAGACGTACTTCTCGGTCGACTTCGCGAAACACTACTTCCTCCCGTTCGCCGCGACGGTGTTGTACTACAGCGGCGACTTCCTGTTGCTCGCACGCAACTCCGTGATCGAACGGAAGGGGTCCGCGTTCCTCACGCTCCACCGCGCGAAGGGGCTCTCCGAGCGCGAACAGCTGGCACGCGCCGGCAGGAACTCGATGCTCCCGCTGGTGACGTACTTCGCGCTCCGGATGGGGATGCTGTTCCAGGGCGTGATCACGCTCGAGGTGGTGTTCGCGTGGCCGGGTATCGGCCGCACGCTGGTACAGGCGATCAACCAACAGGACTACCCGACGGTCCAGGCGGCGGTGTTCATCATGGCGCTGGCGGTGATCGTGATGAACCTCCTGGCCGACGTGATGTACGCCAAGATCGACCCGACGGTCGAGGAGGCTGATCTCTGA
- a CDS encoding CDGSH iron-sulfur domain-containing protein has protein sequence MTRHVTREKHSPTYLDEEDIDPEKGDIAVCRCGLSDEHPFCDGSHRRTENEGDGVYCYVDGERREIASITFADGETIEYGEADGTDADGERDD, from the coding sequence GTGACCCGCCACGTGACCCGGGAGAAGCACTCCCCGACGTATCTCGACGAGGAGGATATCGACCCCGAGAAGGGCGACATCGCGGTCTGTCGCTGCGGGCTCAGCGACGAGCACCCGTTCTGTGACGGCTCCCACCGCCGAACCGAGAACGAAGGCGACGGCGTCTACTGCTACGTCGACGGCGAACGACGCGAGATCGCGAGCATCACGTTCGCGGACGGGGAGACGATCGAGTACGGGGAGGCGGATGGGACGGACGCCGACGGCGAGAGGGACGACTGA
- a CDS encoding DUF2080 family transposase-associated protein, with product MDRFEIEGEEVLDGTAKPSGNSAHVIVPKRWRGADVKVVRVSDPGSDE from the coding sequence ATGGATAGATTTGAAATCGAAGGCGAGGAAGTCCTCGATGGAACCGCAAAACCGTCGGGGAATAGCGCCCACGTCATCGTTCCCAAACGCTGGCGCGGAGCCGACGTGAAAGTTGTCCGCGTCTCAGACCCCGGCTCAGACGAATAG
- a CDS encoding MFS transporter, giving the protein MAVADDALPFSRWWLVVVGALAMGAAGTYQFVWSSIRGPLGAQVGASEATLGTLFTLLIVAQTLSQFPAGWIRDRYGPRVPLFVGGLLITAGYGVFAVASTPAVAAGGIVVGGAGAGTVYTVAINTPVKWFDERRGLATGIVTMTYSGLSVALIPAIRGGVAGSFEASVLVLGGIVAVSCIAAALVVRDPETYGPDANGDSTTGVDHRGPQYGWRDAVRTWQFWVLYVVFAVLNGVGLMLVEKAIAFADGLGLSAAAATAAASTIALGDSAGVIAGGGAADRFSPTRTVGVALLLSALSIVGAVVGGGQGLGTAFVLMVGVAAFFRSPAFAVFPGLVGEYYGTAHSSENYAVLYTGKLWGSVFGGVATSVLVATLGWSRSFLLGAGLLALAGLAMFAVEPVERTGENEHP; this is encoded by the coding sequence ATGGCCGTCGCCGACGACGCGCTCCCGTTCTCGCGGTGGTGGCTGGTGGTCGTCGGCGCGCTCGCGATGGGCGCCGCCGGCACCTACCAGTTCGTCTGGTCGTCGATCCGTGGGCCGCTGGGCGCACAGGTCGGCGCCTCGGAGGCGACGCTCGGCACGCTGTTCACGCTGCTGATCGTCGCCCAGACGCTGTCGCAGTTCCCCGCCGGCTGGATCCGGGACCGCTACGGGCCGCGCGTCCCGCTGTTCGTGGGCGGCCTCCTGATCACGGCCGGCTACGGCGTGTTCGCGGTGGCGTCGACGCCCGCGGTCGCGGCGGGCGGCATCGTCGTCGGCGGAGCAGGCGCGGGGACGGTGTACACCGTCGCGATCAACACTCCGGTGAAGTGGTTCGACGAGCGCCGCGGCCTCGCGACGGGGATCGTGACGATGACGTACAGCGGCCTGAGCGTCGCGCTCATCCCGGCGATCAGGGGCGGCGTCGCCGGAAGTTTCGAGGCCAGCGTGCTCGTGCTCGGCGGTATCGTAGCCGTCTCCTGCATCGCCGCGGCGCTCGTGGTCCGGGACCCCGAGACGTACGGCCCGGACGCGAACGGTGATTCGACGACTGGGGTCGATCACCGGGGCCCGCAGTACGGCTGGCGCGACGCGGTTCGGACGTGGCAGTTCTGGGTGCTGTACGTCGTGTTCGCGGTCCTCAACGGCGTCGGCCTGATGCTGGTCGAGAAGGCGATCGCGTTCGCGGACGGGCTCGGCCTCTCGGCGGCGGCCGCGACCGCCGCGGCCTCGACCATCGCGCTCGGGGACAGCGCCGGCGTGATCGCCGGCGGCGGGGCGGCCGACCGCTTCTCTCCGACCCGAACCGTCGGCGTCGCGCTGCTGCTGAGCGCCCTCTCGATCGTCGGCGCGGTCGTGGGCGGTGGGCAGGGGCTCGGCACCGCGTTCGTCCTCATGGTGGGCGTCGCGGCCTTCTTCCGGAGCCCGGCGTTCGCCGTGTTCCCGGGGCTTGTCGGGGAGTACTACGGCACCGCCCACTCCTCGGAGAACTACGCCGTGCTGTACACGGGGAAGCTCTGGGGCAGCGTCTTCGGCGGCGTGGCAACGAGCGTGCTCGTGGCGACGCTGGGGTGGAGCCGATCGTTCCTGCTCGGTGCGGGGCTGCTGGCGCTCGCCGGGCTCGCGATGTTCGCGGTCGAGCCGGTCGAACGCACCGGCGAGAACGAGCACCCGTGA
- a CDS encoding ABC transporter permease, producing the protein MSTIDIDTDTARDRIADVLSRSRRTAKFVLRDNAAKLGFAILAVFTFLGVFGPELAPHAPIEHTMRAEDGGIMRMSPPNDAAPLGTTTYGKDVLSQFLAGARPTFIVGFFGGVGTGILGFLVGLVSGYFGGRVDEFLMRLTDLTFSLPFLPMALLLLTFVTPSVTLITAVIVAFFWKMPARVIRSEVLTVRERTFVKSARSSGAGHFRTMFLHVAPNVLGIGFLYTAYAVAWAIAGQASLAFLGFGDPTTTSWGRMLRQVFASGGMREAWWWVLPPAIGIAAVTTSVFLVGRAFEEVVNPELRGDE; encoded by the coding sequence ATGTCGACGATAGATATCGATACGGACACGGCCAGGGACAGAATCGCCGACGTACTGAGCCGTTCGCGCCGAACGGCGAAGTTCGTCCTCCGGGACAACGCGGCCAAGCTCGGGTTCGCCATCCTCGCCGTGTTCACGTTCCTCGGGGTGTTCGGCCCGGAGCTCGCCCCGCACGCACCGATCGAACACACGATGCGGGCCGAGGACGGCGGCATCATGCGGATGTCGCCGCCGAACGACGCCGCCCCGCTCGGCACGACCACCTACGGGAAGGACGTGCTCAGCCAGTTCCTCGCGGGCGCCCGGCCGACGTTCATCGTCGGCTTCTTCGGCGGCGTCGGCACCGGCATCCTCGGCTTCCTGGTCGGCCTCGTCAGCGGCTACTTCGGCGGCCGCGTCGACGAGTTCCTGATGCGGCTGACCGACCTGACGTTCTCGCTGCCGTTCCTGCCGATGGCGCTGCTGCTGCTGACGTTCGTCACGCCCAGCGTCACGCTGATCACGGCCGTGATCGTGGCGTTCTTCTGGAAGATGCCCGCCCGCGTCATCCGGTCGGAGGTGCTGACCGTGAGGGAGCGGACGTTCGTGAAATCCGCCCGCTCGAGCGGTGCCGGCCACTTCCGAACGATGTTCCTTCACGTCGCGCCGAACGTGCTCGGGATCGGCTTTCTCTACACCGCCTACGCCGTCGCGTGGGCTATCGCCGGGCAGGCGTCGCTGGCGTTCCTCGGGTTCGGCGACCCGACGACCACCTCGTGGGGCCGGATGCTCCGACAGGTGTTCGCGTCCGGCGGCATGCGAGAGGCGTGGTGGTGGGTGCTCCCGCCCGCGATCGGTATCGCCGCGGTAACCACGTCCGTCTTCCTGGTTGGACGGGCGTTCGAGGAAGTCGTCAACCCCGAACTACGAGGTGACGAATGA
- a CDS encoding TrkA family potassium uptake protein — MAKPARRAGLYLLGTAAVILVYALLYQFGMARLEGVEMRFIEALHVVVETFTTVGYGEQANQWDSTAMLALSIVMQFTGVALIFLTLPAFVLPLFAEALASGPPREFDGDGHVVICSFSPTVDALITELGARGQPYVVVEPDGDAVESLEADGVEVVHGDPESVETLEAASTADASAVVVAADDETNASVILAAQHVAPETRVLSLVEDENHADYHRYAGADEVIYPRDVLGESLAGKASAAVSSELSGAVEIVDEFEVGELLVQRGSPLAGSMIGDCGVDELSGTNIVGAWFRGEFVSAPDPDRVIDEHTVLLVAGPEDGVETMKKHSIAEDRAARAGITIAGYGVVGSAVAEAITAAGVPVTIVDIEDKPGVDIVGDVTEEATLEDADVGEAEALVLALADDTTALFATLVAKRVAPETSVIARANAADSGPKLYRAGAEYVLSLPTVSGRMLASKLLDEEVITPETQVEVVRREAPALVGHTIGGADVRARTGCTVIAIERDGRTITAVGPDVRIGEGDTLVVAGDDDAVDAFVELAT; from the coding sequence ATGGCGAAGCCGGCGCGGCGTGCGGGGCTGTACCTCCTCGGGACCGCCGCGGTGATCCTGGTGTACGCCCTCCTCTACCAGTTCGGGATGGCGCGGCTGGAGGGGGTGGAGATGCGGTTCATCGAGGCGCTGCACGTCGTCGTCGAGACGTTCACCACCGTCGGCTACGGCGAGCAAGCCAACCAGTGGGACTCTACCGCGATGCTCGCGCTCTCGATCGTGATGCAGTTCACCGGCGTCGCGCTCATCTTCCTCACGCTGCCGGCGTTCGTGCTGCCGCTGTTCGCCGAGGCGCTGGCGTCGGGGCCACCCCGCGAGTTCGACGGCGACGGCCACGTGGTGATCTGCTCGTTCTCGCCGACCGTCGACGCGCTGATCACCGAACTCGGCGCCCGCGGCCAGCCGTACGTCGTGGTCGAACCCGACGGCGACGCCGTCGAGTCGCTCGAAGCCGACGGCGTCGAGGTGGTCCACGGCGACCCCGAGTCGGTCGAGACACTGGAAGCAGCCTCCACCGCCGACGCCAGTGCGGTCGTGGTGGCCGCGGACGACGAGACCAACGCCAGCGTGATCCTCGCCGCCCAGCACGTCGCGCCCGAGACGCGCGTGTTGAGCCTCGTCGAGGACGAGAACCACGCCGACTACCACCGCTACGCCGGCGCCGACGAGGTGATCTACCCTCGCGACGTGCTGGGGGAGTCGTTGGCGGGAAAGGCGTCGGCCGCCGTCTCCTCTGAGCTCAGCGGCGCGGTCGAGATCGTCGACGAGTTCGAGGTCGGCGAGCTGCTCGTCCAGCGTGGCTCGCCGCTTGCGGGGAGCATGATCGGCGACTGCGGCGTCGACGAGCTCTCGGGAACGAACATCGTCGGCGCGTGGTTCCGCGGCGAGTTCGTCTCGGCACCGGATCCGGACCGCGTCATCGACGAACACACCGTGTTGCTGGTCGCTGGCCCGGAGGACGGCGTCGAGACGATGAAGAAGCACAGTATCGCCGAGGACCGTGCAGCCCGAGCCGGCATCACGATCGCGGGGTACGGCGTCGTCGGCTCCGCGGTCGCCGAGGCGATCACCGCCGCAGGCGTCCCGGTCACTATCGTCGACATCGAGGACAAACCCGGCGTCGACATCGTCGGCGACGTGACCGAGGAGGCCACGCTCGAGGACGCCGACGTGGGGGAGGCGGAGGCGCTGGTGCTCGCGCTCGCGGACGACACCACCGCGCTGTTCGCGACGCTGGTCGCGAAACGTGTCGCCCCGGAGACGAGCGTGATCGCGCGGGCCAACGCCGCCGACTCCGGGCCGAAGCTCTACCGCGCCGGCGCGGAGTACGTGCTCTCGCTCCCGACCGTCAGCGGCCGGATGCTCGCCTCGAAGCTGCTGGACGAGGAGGTGATCACCCCCGAGACCCAGGTCGAGGTCGTCCGCCGCGAGGCGCCCGCGCTGGTCGGGCACACGATCGGCGGGGCGGACGTCCGTGCCCGCACCGGCTGTACCGTCATCGCGATCGAGCGCGACGGCCGGACGATCACCGCTGTCGGGCCCGACGTACGGATCGGGGAGGGTGACACGCTGGTCGTGGCCGGCGACGACGACGCCGTGGACGCGTTCGTCGAACTCGCGACGTAG
- a CDS encoding nucleoside hydrolase encodes MSRKVLLDVDPGCDDAVALGLALASDELDVVGVTTVAGNTTVDNATRNALAVLTLFGRTDVPVAAGCGRPLAHELKTAEDIHGEGGITGDLPEPTAEPVSTDAPAFIREQATEHDDLTLVGLGPLTNVAVALMGDPDLPERLDEVAVMGGTIRATGNRTPMAEANFYSDPAAARRVVWDANPRIAGLNVTHRAQVPPGVVDGDSGTAETIREWLDYYPDWVREGVGLEHSAQHDALVVADLFADVLSYESAPTDVFVDDGDARGAVMFDEYGVTDAERTARVAVDVDVERFRSLLGERLSRLV; translated from the coding sequence ATGTCACGGAAGGTGCTGCTCGACGTCGACCCGGGCTGTGACGACGCCGTCGCGCTGGGGTTGGCGCTCGCGAGCGACGAACTCGACGTAGTCGGCGTGACGACGGTCGCCGGCAACACGACCGTCGACAACGCCACACGGAACGCGCTGGCCGTGCTGACGCTGTTCGGCCGGACCGACGTGCCCGTCGCCGCCGGCTGTGGCCGGCCGCTGGCACACGAACTCAAAACCGCCGAGGATATCCACGGCGAGGGCGGGATCACCGGCGACCTGCCCGAACCGACTGCCGAGCCAGTGTCGACCGACGCGCCGGCGTTCATCCGCGAGCAGGCGACCGAACACGACGATCTGACGCTCGTGGGGCTGGGGCCGCTGACGAACGTCGCGGTCGCGCTGATGGGCGACCCCGACCTCCCCGAGCGCCTCGACGAGGTGGCCGTGATGGGCGGTACGATCCGCGCCACGGGCAACCGGACGCCGATGGCGGAAGCGAACTTCTACTCCGACCCAGCGGCCGCCAGGCGGGTTGTCTGGGACGCGAACCCGCGTATCGCGGGGCTGAACGTCACCCACCGCGCGCAGGTGCCGCCGGGCGTCGTCGACGGCGACTCCGGCACCGCGGAGACGATCCGCGAGTGGCTCGACTACTACCCCGACTGGGTGCGCGAGGGCGTCGGCCTGGAGCACTCCGCACAGCACGACGCGCTCGTGGTCGCGGACCTGTTCGCGGACGTGCTGAGCTACGAGTCGGCGCCGACCGACGTGTTCGTCGACGACGGCGACGCCCGCGGGGCGGTGATGTTCGACGAGTACGGCGTCACCGACGCCGAACGAACCGCTCGGGTTGCCGTCGACGTGGACGTGGAGCGGTTCCGGTCGCTCCTGGGTGAGCGGCTCTCCCGGCTGGTCTGA
- a CDS encoding ABC transporter substrate-binding protein, with protein MLTTTAALGAAGLAGCGGGGGGGGGTSSPVPEAETIETQFRNEWPIDGKTNDNIPVEYTAVEGETLAPITINFASDEEPWMREHALMIQRAFNDLGVPTELDDVPTNVMYDEYWAADTGQTVPVSMNTHGPDPQRGLDPNPFLMRMHPETAGNYLNYWNDEITELLNEQAQEIEDTERRAELCGQIQEMASEDAYINSIAFTEVITAANTADFEGYVPTPGNGTTRDSFVWTQVNLQPTGDSTTWVKGITASMGGLNIAWAAGGPEAKRLTNLYDGLYDASPELEIVPALAVDHEVVDDTTVEMDLREGVTWHDGEQFTPEDVKFSVELFKEYSSPEMGPFYSPIDSVEIVEEGDGGRVRFNLTEPDAAFLTQRAVRSVILPKHRWEDVDNPANYSPDNPVGTGPFQFVSWNQGSQFRVEKNAEHWMWDEDTREEILGDYFVAGDGIEDMVWANVGNTDALIGGLQSGDLDATGTTLSNGQAERAAGTDGIEKQTASNYAPLDVHLNHTVPLLRDKTFRQALSHATDKEGFVEGVLGGRADVIEGQNLLSPMLTPFYNGDIPTYEYDVEGARTMLQEAGYTFDGDDNLVWPTGDAWDAFAERAEDGHANREDLDQQDFS; from the coding sequence ATGCTCACAACCACGGCTGCGCTCGGTGCCGCAGGCCTCGCCGGCTGTGGTGGCGGTGGCGGCGGTGGTGGCGGAACGAGCAGTCCCGTTCCGGAGGCGGAGACCATCGAGACCCAGTTCCGGAACGAGTGGCCGATCGACGGCAAGACCAACGACAACATCCCGGTCGAGTACACCGCCGTCGAGGGCGAGACGCTGGCGCCGATCACGATCAACTTCGCGAGCGACGAGGAGCCCTGGATGCGGGAGCACGCGCTGATGATCCAGCGGGCGTTCAACGATCTGGGCGTTCCCACCGAACTCGACGACGTGCCGACCAACGTGATGTACGACGAGTACTGGGCGGCCGACACCGGGCAGACGGTGCCGGTGTCGATGAACACTCACGGGCCGGACCCCCAGCGGGGGCTCGACCCGAACCCGTTCCTGATGCGGATGCACCCCGAAACGGCGGGGAACTACCTCAACTACTGGAACGACGAGATCACCGAGCTCCTGAACGAGCAGGCCCAGGAGATCGAGGACACCGAACGCCGTGCGGAGCTCTGTGGCCAGATCCAGGAGATGGCCAGCGAGGACGCCTACATCAACTCGATCGCGTTCACCGAAGTCATCACGGCGGCTAACACCGCCGACTTCGAGGGGTACGTCCCGACGCCCGGCAACGGGACGACGCGTGACTCGTTCGTCTGGACACAGGTGAATCTCCAGCCCACCGGCGACTCCACGACGTGGGTGAAAGGGATCACCGCGTCGATGGGCGGACTCAACATCGCGTGGGCCGCCGGCGGCCCGGAGGCCAAGCGGCTGACCAACCTCTACGACGGGCTGTACGACGCCTCACCCGAACTCGAGATCGTTCCCGCGCTCGCGGTCGACCACGAGGTCGTCGACGACACGACCGTCGAGATGGATCTCCGCGAGGGGGTCACCTGGCACGACGGGGAGCAGTTCACCCCCGAGGACGTGAAGTTCAGCGTCGAACTGTTCAAGGAGTACAGCTCCCCCGAGATGGGGCCGTTCTACAGTCCGATCGACAGCGTCGAGATCGTCGAGGAGGGCGACGGCGGCCGCGTCCGGTTCAACCTCACAGAGCCCGACGCCGCGTTCCTCACCCAGCGTGCGGTGCGCAGCGTGATCCTCCCCAAGCACCGCTGGGAGGACGTCGACAACCCGGCGAACTACAGCCCGGACAACCCCGTCGGCACGGGGCCGTTCCAGTTCGTCAGCTGGAACCAGGGCTCGCAGTTCCGCGTCGAGAAGAACGCGGAGCACTGGATGTGGGACGAGGACACTCGCGAGGAGATCCTCGGCGACTACTTCGTCGCCGGCGACGGGATCGAGGATATGGTCTGGGCGAACGTCGGCAACACCGACGCGCTTATCGGCGGGCTCCAGTCCGGCGACCTCGACGCGACCGGGACGACGCTGTCGAACGGCCAGGCCGAGCGCGCGGCCGGAACCGACGGGATCGAGAAGCAGACGGCGAGCAACTACGCGCCGCTCGACGTCCACCTCAACCACACCGTCCCGCTGCTGCGTGACAAGACGTTCCGACAGGCGCTCAGCCACGCGACCGACAAGGAGGGGTTCGTCGAGGGCGTCCTCGGCGGACGTGCCGACGTGATCGAGGGGCAGAACCTCCTCTCGCCGATGCTCACACCGTTCTACAACGGCGACATCCCCACCTACGAGTACGACGTGGAGGGGGCCCGAACGATGCTTCAGGAGGCGGGGTACACGTTCGACGGCGACGACAACCTCGTCTGGCCCACCGGCGACGCCTGGGACGCCTTCGCCGAGCGCGCCGAGGACGGCCACGCCAACCGCGAGGACCTGGACCAGCAAGACTTCTCCTAA
- a CDS encoding SDR family NAD(P)-dependent oxidoreductase, translating into MGTVQYDFTDETVIVTGGSSGIGRAIALEFADAGATVINADLDPAPKDRDADEPTHERIEADGGTAAFVETDVSEPEDLEVAVEAAREYGGVDVMVNNAGLYIGGPMREITEDEFDRIHAVNAKGVFFGTQIAANDMIDRGVAGSIVNTASISSNVAQFGQVQYDSTKGAIRMITRGSALELAEHDIRVNAVAPGQIATEFLDGWTEEAQEGAEENEFLKPVPLGRAGFPTDVAPAAVFLASDGAEYVTGELLHVDGGWQIL; encoded by the coding sequence ATGGGCACTGTCCAGTACGACTTCACCGACGAGACGGTGATCGTCACCGGCGGCAGTTCGGGTATCGGCCGCGCGATCGCGCTCGAGTTCGCGGACGCGGGCGCGACGGTGATCAACGCCGACCTCGACCCGGCGCCGAAGGATCGCGACGCCGACGAGCCGACCCACGAGCGCATCGAGGCCGACGGCGGCACCGCCGCGTTCGTCGAGACCGACGTCTCCGAGCCCGAAGACCTCGAAGTGGCGGTCGAGGCCGCCCGGGAGTACGGCGGCGTCGACGTGATGGTGAACAACGCCGGCCTCTACATCGGCGGGCCGATGCGGGAGATCACCGAGGACGAGTTCGACCGCATCCACGCGGTCAACGCCAAGGGCGTGTTCTTCGGCACCCAGATCGCCGCCAACGACATGATCGACCGCGGCGTCGCGGGCAGCATCGTCAACACCGCCTCGATCAGCTCCAACGTCGCCCAGTTCGGGCAGGTGCAGTACGACTCCACGAAGGGGGCGATCCGGATGATCACCCGCGGCTCAGCGCTCGAACTCGCCGAACACGACATCCGCGTCAACGCCGTCGCTCCGGGCCAGATCGCGACGGAGTTTCTCGACGGCTGGACCGAGGAAGCACAGGAGGGCGCCGAGGAGAACGAGTTCCTCAAGCCCGTCCCGCTGGGTCGGGCCGGCTTCCCGACCGACGTGGCGCCCGCGGCAGTGTTCCTCGCGAGCGACGGCGCGGAGTATGTGACGGGCGAACTGCTCCACGTCGACGGCGGCTGGCAGATCCTCTGA
- a CDS encoding DUF998 domain-containing protein produces the protein MPSHPSLDASPQRRRVARLTGPAAVVVTLGGILAATALSPTFSWTTGALSDLGVTPASAWLFNGSLIVGGIVGTPYAWALYSAAADPLSRLRAAAYLLALVAMTGVGLAPAGRPLHLPFAATFFVVAALTAIVDGVARFRLASGKLSVLAGVLAPAAWPVWTLLLDGRGIAVPEFVGAVLFGVWVVALSPERPMRPS, from the coding sequence GTGCCCTCTCACCCTTCGCTCGATGCGTCCCCGCAGCGACGGCGGGTCGCACGGCTCACGGGGCCTGCGGCCGTCGTCGTCACGCTCGGGGGGATCCTGGCGGCGACGGCGCTCTCGCCGACGTTCTCCTGGACGACCGGCGCGCTCTCCGATCTCGGCGTCACGCCCGCGAGCGCGTGGCTGTTCAACGGCTCGCTGATCGTCGGCGGGATTGTCGGCACACCGTACGCGTGGGCGCTGTACAGCGCCGCGGCGGACCCGCTGAGCCGCCTCCGCGCGGCGGCGTACCTGCTCGCGTTGGTCGCCATGACCGGCGTGGGGCTCGCCCCCGCCGGCCGGCCGCTCCACCTCCCGTTCGCGGCGACGTTCTTCGTGGTCGCTGCGCTGACCGCGATCGTCGACGGCGTCGCCCGGTTCCGGCTCGCGAGCGGGAAACTCTCGGTGCTCGCGGGCGTGCTCGCACCCGCCGCCTGGCCCGTGTGGACGCTCCTGCTGGACGGCCGCGGGATCGCGGTGCCGGAGTTCGTCGGTGCCGTGCTGTTCGGCGTCTGGGTCGTCGCGCTCAGCCCCGAGCGCCCGATGCGGCCGTCGTAG